The following are from one region of the Penaeus chinensis breed Huanghai No. 1 chromosome 5, ASM1920278v2, whole genome shotgun sequence genome:
- the LOC125025964 gene encoding SET and MYND domain-containing protein 4-like, which produces MDQSASFHQLFSNLISELKASEKVLEVSSNFGPQKSLQSMFSYLWDLEVAQQCLSPTLLIAGKSDAESDRLRAEGNKCYQKKVLDKALKLYNLSIMSATHPALPVAECHEGQSNDCCVNDSEKSGKESNQSDLEEYRSLSLGYANRSAVLLELEQYDKCVCDIDAALRYGYPKLLHSKLAERKAKCFIAQKRASEAKEVLESALKDLAELSLDESKSKNSREALQHLVEQCESNESDTQSGAETFENDHQIDLSTASKEKLLSSYQTPTAPKLVDSNPTLPALSASVRLAYTPSQGRYLVAERDIHPGDVLVAEAGYCSILHLDSSLRTHCSNCLSRCLTPVPCPSCTRVVFCSSSCCIQGLASFHRQECNILPTLAHLDMGKNSVLAYRILTQTTHKKLKALMPELLEESKDKAPESLGFNIQGIYSSSDYKTIYHLVHNKEQRSVSDLFKRCAMALTLTKLMIESKNHFVDEDGKPIMPTQEDILLTGCTLFIHMMNLPCNAHSVTELEVNVSRFQESTTQEIGSGAFGVLSLTNHSCNPAAARSSYGNVVVLRAIRFIPQGAEVTDSYGEHYGIRPCEARRAELLQQYCFTCTCEACVNSWPTYPSLSPSLTLRCLKCSVPLSLSKGVCKRCNTKYSNKESSDSNGNMLMYDYKEIDEQTKIAADECQKAYDSIIEGLNSEENMTTLIHFIKHVDKYVQHPCKLYFEAQETLKHCFDRQGNCVYRKEESDGTDIFKNKRK; this is translated from the exons ATGGATCAGTCAGCATCTTTCCACCAGCTGTTTTCAAATTTGATATCAGAGTTAAAGGCTTCTGAAAAAGTTTTGGAGGTCAGCAGTAATTTTGGCCCACAGAAGAGCCTCCAAAGTATGTTCTCCTATCTGTGGGATCTGGAAGTGGCTCAGCAGTGCCTCAGTCCCACACTCCTTATTGCAGGGAAGTCTGATGCAGAGTCTGATAGGCTTCGTGCAGAGGGTAATAAATGCTACCAGAAAAAAGTGCTTGATAAAGCTCTAAAACTTTATAATTTGAGCATAATGTCAGCTACACATCCTGCATTGCCTGTTGCAGAATGCCATGAAGGACAGTCAAATGATTGCTGTGTAAATGATAGTGAAAAGTCTGGCAAAGAATCTAATCAAAGTGATCTGGAGGAATATAGATCTTTATCTCTTGGATATGCTAATCGCTCAGCTGTTTTACTTGAACTAGAGCAATatgataaatgtgtatgtgatatTGATGCTGCCCTGAGATATGGATATCCAAAATTATTGCATAGTAAGTTAGCAGAAAGGAAAGCTAAGTGCTTTATTGCACAAAAGAGAGCATCAGAGGCTAAAGAGGTCCTGGAAAGTGCACTGAAGGACCTTGCTGAATTATCTTTGGATGAATCAAAAAGTAAAAATTCTAGAGAAGCATTACAGCACTTAGTAGAACAGTGTGAGTCAAATGAAAGTGACACACAAAGTGGAGCAGAAACTTTTGAAAATGATCATCAAATAGATTTATCTACAGCATCCAAAGAGAAGTTATTATCTTCCTACCAAACACCAACAGCTCCCAAGCTTGTAGATTCCAATCCAACTCTACCAGCACTAAGTGCTTCAGTCAGGCTGGCTTACACACCTTCCCAAGGACGTTATCTGGTAGCAGAGAGAGACATTCATCCAG GTGATGTTCTTGTTGCTGAGGCAGGCTACTGTAGTATTCTACACCTGGACTCCTCACTACGTACACATTGCTCTAATTGCTTGTCTAGATGCCTTACACCTGTCCCTTGTCCATCATGTACAAGA gtaGTTTTCTGCAGCAGCTCTTGTTGCATCCAAGGACTCGCATCTTTCCATCGGCAGGAATGTAATATTCTTCCAACTTTAGCTCACTTAGACATGGGTAAGAATTCTGTGTTGGCATACAGAATTTtaacacagaccacacacaagAAACTGAAAGCTCTGATGCCAGAGCTTCTGGAGGAATCAAAAGATAAGGCTCCAGAGTCTCTGGGCTTTAATATTCAAGGGATATACAGCTCCTCTGACTACAAGACAATATACCACCTTGTCCACAATAAGGAGCAGCGCTCAGTGAGTGACCTGTTCAAACGATGTGCAATGGCTCTGACCCTGACAAAGCTCATGATAGAAAGTAAGAACCACTTTGTAGATGAAGATGGAAAGCCTATAATGCCCACCCAGGAGGATATTCTTCTGACAGGATGTACTCTCTTCATCCACATGATGAATCTGCCTTGCAATGCCCACTCTGTCACCGAACTTGAG gtaAATGTGAGCAGGTTCCAGGAAAGTACAACACAGGAAATTGGGTCGGGAGCCTTTGGTGTGCTGAGTTTGACAAATCATTCATGCAATCCTGCAGCTGCACGTTCCAGTTATGGAAATGTGGTAGTGCTTAGGGCAATAAGATTCATTCCGCAAGGAGCAGAAGTGACAGACAGTTATGGTGAACACTATGGCATAAGACCTTGTGAGGCAAGAAGAGCAGAATTGTTGCAACAGTACTGTTTTACCTGTACATGTGAAGCTTGTGTAAATAGTTGGCCAACCTACCCATCTCTGTCACCAAGTCTCACTCTACGGTGCCTAAAATGCTCAGTGCCTCTAAGTCTCAGCAAGGGTGTATGCAAAAGGTGCAATACCAAGTATTCCAACAAAGAAAGCAGTGATAGTAATGGGAATATGTTAATGTATGATTATAAGGAGATTGATGAGCAGACCAAAATTGCTGCTGATGAGTGTCAGAAAGCATATGATAGCATTATTGAAGGGCTCAATTCCGAAGAAAATATGACAACTCTGATTCACTTTATAAAGCATGTTGACAAGTATGTTCAACATCCATGTAAGTTATACTTTGAAGCGCAAGAAACACTAAAGCACTGTTTTGACAGACAAGGCAACTGTGTTTacagaaaggaggagagtgaTGGGACAGACATAtttaagaataaaaggaaataa
- the LOC125026023 gene encoding glutamate-gated chloride channel alpha-like — translation MSFAWYGNGISASPNIQKLLGNYEFTFVQENVTSCSTAGYVLGKYPCLRSKMTFKRRYRNYLLGVYIPSSLFVVVSWASFFWPAEAIPARTVLLITALLTTISLYAGVQQMTPAANYTRAIDIWFFACIMAVAMALFQYAVILQIRNRQKLVANIRVKPVNSSNSTDASDYWVAMEKRVELGAKILHVLAFLLFNLVYWVRYLA, via the exons ATGTCCTTCGCTTGGTACGGGAACGGGATCTCAGCCTCTCCCAACATCCAGAAACTCCTCGGGAATTACGAGTTCACTTTCGTCCAAGAGAACGTCACTTCCTGCAGTACTGCCGGCTACGTGTTGG GGAAATACCCTTGCCTTCGCTCCAAGATGACGTTCAAGCGCCGCTACCGCAACTATCTGCTGGGCGTgtacattccttcctctctcttcgtggTGGTGTCGTGGGCGTCCTTCTTCTGGCCAGCGGAGGCCATCCCCGCCCGCACCGTGCTGCTCATCACAGCCCTGCTGACCACCATCTCCCTGTACGCCGGCGTCCA GCAGATGACCCCGGCGGCCAACTACACGCGAGCCATCGACATCTGGTTCTTCGCGTGCATCATGGCCGTGGCGATGGCCTTATTCCAGTACGCAGTTATCCTCCA GATTCGCAATCGGCAGAAACTTGTCGCCAACATCAGGGTTAAacct GTAAATTCCTCGAACTCGACGGACGCCAGCGACTATTGGGTGGCCATGGAGAAGAGGGTCGAGTTGGGCGCCAAGATACTGCACGTGCTGGCCTTCCTCTTGTTCAACCTGGTGTACTGGGTGAGGTATCTGGCGTGA
- the LOC125025420 gene encoding gamma-aminobutyric acid receptor alpha-like — protein MVISGINDINERDMTVVIEVYFRLLWKDPRLSFPEDLFNDTQDSAPVSYSLIEDLNLWKPDPFIERVHRMNSATLIQPFGGVQLLRDGRIFWGQMFVIKLGCPMFFHDFPFDVQVCKIEMASCEFFVASVPLHAGSVRRS, from the exons ATGGTCATCAGCGGGATCAACGACATCAACGAGAGAGACATG ACAGTGGTTATTGAGGTCTACTTCCGGCTCCTGTGGAAGGACCCGCGCCTCTCGTTCCCGGAGGACCTGTTCAACGACACGCAGGACAGCGCCCCCGTCTCCTACAGTCTAATCGAGGACCTCAATCTCTGGAAGCCGGACCCGTTCATCGAGAGGGTGCA CCGCATGAACTCGGCGACCCTCATCCAACCGTTCGGAGGCGTTCAGCTGCTGCGCGACGGCAGGATCTTCTGGGGCCAAAT GTTCGTGATTAAGCTCGGCTGCCCCATGTTCTTCCACGACTTCCCTTTCGACGTTCAGGTCTGCAAGATCGAGATGGCGAGCTGTGAGTTCTTCGTCGCGAGTGTGCCTTTGCATGCAGGCTCTGTTAGGCGATCCTAA